The proteins below come from a single Fusarium verticillioides 7600 chromosome 3, whole genome shotgun sequence genomic window:
- a CDS encoding catalase-1 — translation MTDQVTGAIKHAVMGHRNDKIDQLKANIVEPSENTRITSDYGVKQNNTDQWLRINSEDQIGPSLLEDAFGREKIHRFDHERIPERVVHARGAGAHGTFKLFESAADVTNAGIFTDTSRETPVFVRFSTVLGSRGSADTVRDVRGFAVKFYAQEGNLDIVGNNIPVFFIQDAMKFPDVIHAGKPEPHNEVPQAQSAHNNFWDFVWGHSEATHMYMWAMSDRAIPRSYRMMQGFGVNTYTLINDKGERRFVKFHFTPELGVHSLVWDEALKLAGQDPDFHRKDLQEAIENGAYPRWKFGIQVLEESQEHDFDFDILDATKVWPEDQIPVRYIGELELNRVVDEYFTETEQVAFCTSHLVPGVGPSDDPLLQGRNFSYQDTQLSRLGTNWEELPINKPVCPVMNFNRDGAMRHTISKGKVNYWPNRYSHQPPATVQEGAYVDYQQKIAGIKQRALSKKFKDHFSQAQLFYNSLSEIEKAHIQAAFSFELDHCDEAIVYERLTERLGVVDGELANTIAEMVGGKKPVEAKPNPGKKAKNLSQMDFLPKTPTIKSRRIAIIIADGYDPVAFNALYGAIKAQSALPFVIAPRRSAIFSANEDSSSSKGIVPDHHLEGQRSTMFDAIFVPGGERSIQTLSKNGRALHYIREAFGHLKAIGGTGEAVDLINKAIQLPEVSLSETDGSGVVDSYGVVTLKNASPDSLKEIVTVASDAKGFLEKFVYNISQHRNWQRELDGLSTMVAY, via the exons ATGACCGACCAAGTTACCGGTGCTATCAAACACGCAGTCATGGGACACCGAaacgacaagatcgatcagctcaaggccaacatcGTTGAGCCGAGCGAAAACACTCGAATTACCTCCGATTATGGAGTGAAGCAGAACAACACCGATCAATGGCTGCGCATCAACAGCGAGGACCAAATTGGTCCCAGTCTTCTCGAGGATGCTTTTGGACGTGAGAAG ATCCATCGATTCGATCATGAGCGCATTCCTGAGCGCGTTGTCCACGCCCGCGGTGCAGGTGCTCACGGCACAttcaagctcttcgagtCTGCTGCAGATGTCACGAATGCCGGCATATTCACCGACACCTCGAGAGAAACACCTGTCTTTGTCCGATTCTCGACCGTTTTGGGAAGTCGCGGCTCCGCTGACACTGTTCGTGATGTCCGTGGGTTTGCCGTAAAATTCTATGCACAAGAAG GAAATTTAGATATCGTGGGGAACAATATACCTGTTTTCTTTATCCAGGATGCAATGAAGTTTCCGGATGTGATTCATGCAGGAAAGCCTGAGCCGCACAATGAAGTTCCCCAAGCACAGTCCGCGCACAACAACTTCTGGGATTTCGTCTGGGGACACTCAGAAGCGACTCACATGTACATGTGGGCCATGTCCGACCGCGCAATTCCTCGATCCTACCGCATGATGCAAGGTTTTGGCGTCAACACCTACACTcttatcaacgacaagggCGAGCGCCGATTTGTCAAGTTCCACTTCACACCTGAGCTCGGAGTCCACTCTCTTGTTTGGGATGAAGCTCTGAAGCTTGCTGGTCAGGACCCCGACTTCCACCGCAAGGATCTCCAGGAGGCCATCGAAAATGGCGCGTACCCGAGGTGGAAGTTCGGTATCCAGGTGTTGGAAGAATCCCAAGAGCATGATTTCGACTTCGATATTCTTGACGCTACTAAGGTCTGGCCGGAAGACCAGATTCCCGTCCGCTATATCGGAGAGCTCGAGCTTAACCGTGTCGTCGATGAGTATTTCACCGAGACCGAGCAGGTCGCGTTCTGTACCAGCCATCTTGTGCCTGGTGTTGGTCCCTCAGACGATCCTCTGCTCCAGGGCCGAAACTTCTCTTACCAGGATACCCAGCTCAGCCGTTTGGGTACCAACTGGGAAGAGCTACCTATCAACAAGCCTGTTTGCCCAGTGATGAACTTCAACCGCGATGGTGCCATGCGACACACTATCTCCAAGGGCAAGGTCAACTACTGGCCTAATCGATACAGCCACCAGCCCCCTGCTACCGTCCAGGAGGGTGCCTACGTTGACTACCAGCAAAAGATTGCCGGTATCAAGCAGCGGGCTCTCAGCAAGAAGTTTAAAGATCACTTCTCTCAGGCTCAGCTCTTCTACAACTCTCTttctgagattgagaaggctcACATCCAGGCCGCCTTCTCCTTCGAGTTGGACCATTGcgatgaagctatcgtcTACGAACGCCTGACTGAGCGTCTCGGTGTAGTTGATGGAGAGCTTGCAAACACGATCGCTGAAATGGTCGGCGGCAAGAAGCCCGTCGAGGCTAAGCCGAATCCCGgaaagaaggccaagaacttGAGTCAGATGGACTTCCTTCCCAAGACTCCAACTATCAAGTCTCGCCGTATTGCCATCATCATAGCTGATGGCTACGATCCTGTCGCTTTTAACGCTCTTTATGGCGCTATCAAGGCTCAGAGTGCCCTTCCTTTCGTTATCGCACCTCGCCGATCTGCTATCTTCTCCGCCAACGAGgattcctcctcatccaagGGCATCGTTCCCGACCACCACCTCGAAGGTCAGCGAAGCACCATGTTTGACGCTATCTTTGTTCCTGGCGGTGAAAGGTCTATTCAGACCCTTTCCAAGAACGGTCGAGCTCTTCACTACATTCGCGAGGCTTTCGGTCACTTGAAGGCGATTGGTGGTACTGGTGAGGctgttgacttgatcaacaaggCCATCCAGCTTCCTGAGGTCTCACTCTCTGAGACAGATGGCAGTGGCGTCGTCGACAGCTATGGCGTTGTGACTCTGAAGAATGCTTCGCCTGacagcctcaaggagatTGTCACCGTTGCTTCCGATGCCAAGGGCTTCCTGGAGAAGTTCGTGTACAATATCAGCCAGCACCGTAACTGGCAGCGAGAGCTGGATGGATTGAGCACTATGGTGGCATACTAA
- a CDS encoding catalase-1: MKFPDVIHAGKPEPHNEVPQAQSAHNNFWDFVWGHSEATHMYMWAMSDRAIPRSYRMMQGFGVNTYTLINDKGERRFVKFHFTPELGVHSLVWDEALKLAGQDPDFHRKDLQEAIENGAYPRWKFGIQVLEESQEHDFDFDILDATKVWPEDQIPVRYIGELELNRVVDEYFTETEQVAFCTSHLVPGVGPSDDPLLQGRNFSYQDTQLSRLGTNWEELPINKPVCPVMNFNRDGAMRHTISKGKVNYWPNRYSHQPPATVQEGAYVDYQQKIAGIKQRALSKKFKDHFSQAQLFYNSLSEIEKAHIQAAFSFELDHCDEAIVYERLTERLGVVDGELANTIAEMVGGKKPVEAKPNPGKKAKNLSQMDFLPKTPTIKSRRIAIIIADGYDPVAFNALYGAIKAQSALPFVIAPRRSAIFSANEDSSSSKGIVPDHHLEGQRSTMFDAIFVPGGERSIQTLSKNGRALHYIREAFGHLKAIGGTGEAVDLINKAIQLPEVSLSETDGSGVVDSYGVVTLKNASPDSLKEIVTVASDAKGFLEKFVYNISQHRNWQRELDGLSTMVAY; encoded by the coding sequence ATGAAGTTTCCGGATGTGATTCATGCAGGAAAGCCTGAGCCGCACAATGAAGTTCCCCAAGCACAGTCCGCGCACAACAACTTCTGGGATTTCGTCTGGGGACACTCAGAAGCGACTCACATGTACATGTGGGCCATGTCCGACCGCGCAATTCCTCGATCCTACCGCATGATGCAAGGTTTTGGCGTCAACACCTACACTcttatcaacgacaagggCGAGCGCCGATTTGTCAAGTTCCACTTCACACCTGAGCTCGGAGTCCACTCTCTTGTTTGGGATGAAGCTCTGAAGCTTGCTGGTCAGGACCCCGACTTCCACCGCAAGGATCTCCAGGAGGCCATCGAAAATGGCGCGTACCCGAGGTGGAAGTTCGGTATCCAGGTGTTGGAAGAATCCCAAGAGCATGATTTCGACTTCGATATTCTTGACGCTACTAAGGTCTGGCCGGAAGACCAGATTCCCGTCCGCTATATCGGAGAGCTCGAGCTTAACCGTGTCGTCGATGAGTATTTCACCGAGACCGAGCAGGTCGCGTTCTGTACCAGCCATCTTGTGCCTGGTGTTGGTCCCTCAGACGATCCTCTGCTCCAGGGCCGAAACTTCTCTTACCAGGATACCCAGCTCAGCCGTTTGGGTACCAACTGGGAAGAGCTACCTATCAACAAGCCTGTTTGCCCAGTGATGAACTTCAACCGCGATGGTGCCATGCGACACACTATCTCCAAGGGCAAGGTCAACTACTGGCCTAATCGATACAGCCACCAGCCCCCTGCTACCGTCCAGGAGGGTGCCTACGTTGACTACCAGCAAAAGATTGCCGGTATCAAGCAGCGGGCTCTCAGCAAGAAGTTTAAAGATCACTTCTCTCAGGCTCAGCTCTTCTACAACTCTCTttctgagattgagaaggctcACATCCAGGCCGCCTTCTCCTTCGAGTTGGACCATTGcgatgaagctatcgtcTACGAACGCCTGACTGAGCGTCTCGGTGTAGTTGATGGAGAGCTTGCAAACACGATCGCTGAAATGGTCGGCGGCAAGAAGCCCGTCGAGGCTAAGCCGAATCCCGgaaagaaggccaagaacttGAGTCAGATGGACTTCCTTCCCAAGACTCCAACTATCAAGTCTCGCCGTATTGCCATCATCATAGCTGATGGCTACGATCCTGTCGCTTTTAACGCTCTTTATGGCGCTATCAAGGCTCAGAGTGCCCTTCCTTTCGTTATCGCACCTCGCCGATCTGCTATCTTCTCCGCCAACGAGgattcctcctcatccaagGGCATCGTTCCCGACCACCACCTCGAAGGTCAGCGAAGCACCATGTTTGACGCTATCTTTGTTCCTGGCGGTGAAAGGTCTATTCAGACCCTTTCCAAGAACGGTCGAGCTCTTCACTACATTCGCGAGGCTTTCGGTCACTTGAAGGCGATTGGTGGTACTGGTGAGGctgttgacttgatcaacaaggCCATCCAGCTTCCTGAGGTCTCACTCTCTGAGACAGATGGCAGTGGCGTCGTCGACAGCTATGGCGTTGTGACTCTGAAGAATGCTTCGCCTGacagcctcaaggagatTGTCACCGTTGCTTCCGATGCCAAGGGCTTCCTGGAGAAGTTCGTGTACAATATCAGCCAGCACCGTAACTGGCAGCGAGAGCTGGATGGATTGAGCACTATGGTGGCATACTAA